One Hordeum vulgare subsp. vulgare chromosome 4H, MorexV3_pseudomolecules_assembly, whole genome shotgun sequence DNA window includes the following coding sequences:
- the LOC123446303 gene encoding uncharacterized protein LOC123446303: MRPRRANAPSSRSSMAVRATSRSNSRALPKPRSPPRRTHPSRTPCHPSRSAMGARPRARRSRPTKPCCRLAPPVSESVIANYQLHHQEAAMVVPVAHASPRLGGAQGTRSAPNLPDSPVADLVHVGSRLLCLTSLEMPRTTDSNLRSCTCISHSQPRK; encoded by the exons ATGCGCCCGAGGAGAGCGAATGCTCCTTCCTCAAGATCGAGCATGGCGGTCAGAGCCACTTCCCGATCCAACAGCAGGGCGTTACCCAAGCCCCGCTCGCCGCCTCGCCGTACCCATCCGAGCCGGACCCCATGCCATCCCTCGCGGTCTGCCATGGGTGCTCGCCCCCGAGCTCGTCGTAGCCGCCCCACCAAGCCCTGTTGTCGGCTCGCACCGCCCGTGTCGGAGAGTGTCATCGCCAATTACCAGCTCCATCACCAG GAGGCCGCCATGGTTGTCCCCGTCGCTCATGCTTCGCCTCGTCTCGGCGGAGCTCAAGGCACCAGATCCGCGCCAAATCTTCCGGATTCGCCCGTCGCCGACCTCGTGCACGTTGGATCTCGCCTCCTCTGCCTCACCTCGCTCGAGATGCCTCGCACAACTGACAGCAACTTGCGCTCTTGCACTTGCATCTCGCATTCCCAGCCACGAAAATAG